In Flavobacterium gelatinilyticum, a genomic segment contains:
- a CDS encoding NADP-dependent isocitrate dehydrogenase, whose amino-acid sequence MTQNSKIFYTLTDEAPLLATYSLLPIVQAFTSTAGIAIETRDISLAGRILSNFPESLTDAQKTGDALAELGQLATQPEANIIKLPNISASVPQLKAAIAELQSHGYNVPNFPEDPQNDAEKEIKAKYAKVLGSAVNPVLREGNSDRRAPRAVKNFAKANPHSMGAWSADSKTKVASMSNGDFYGSEKSLTVNEANDVKIEFVAKDGSTTVLKASTPLKAGEIIDSSVLSVKKLKAFAADAIAEAKAAGVLLSVHLKATMMKVSDPIIFGAIVEVYFADVFKKYESLFAELNVDTKNGLGDIYAKIAGRPEQAEVEAAINQAIENGPALAMVNSDKGITNLHVPSDVIVDASMPAMIRTSGQMWNKEGKAQDTIAVIPDRSYSGVYTATIDFCKKHGAFDPKTMGSVPNVGLMAQKAEEYGSHDKTFQMKADGVVRVVDTNGNVLMEQNVETNDIFRMCQAKDAPIQDWVKLAVNRARLSNTPAVFWLDENRAHDRELIVKVQKYLKDYDTANLDIRILNPIAATEFTLDRIIKGLDTISVTGNVLRDYLTDLFPILELGTSAKMLSIVPLMNGGGLFETGAGGSAPKHVEQFTEEGYLRWDSLGEFLALGASLEHLGQTLDNSKAIVLAETLDEANDKFLANDKSPARKVGQIDNRGSHFYLAFYWAQALAAQNKDAELKAIFTPIAAEFEANEAKIDAELIGAQGKAQNIGGYYQPTPELVSKAMRPSETFNAIISKIK is encoded by the coding sequence ATGACACAGAATTCAAAAATCTTTTACACCTTAACAGATGAGGCGCCTCTATTAGCGACCTACTCTTTACTACCTATTGTTCAAGCTTTTACTTCTACAGCAGGTATTGCTATCGAAACAAGAGACATCTCTTTAGCAGGAAGAATTTTATCTAATTTCCCTGAGTCTTTAACAGATGCTCAAAAAACAGGTGATGCCCTTGCTGAACTTGGTCAGTTAGCTACACAGCCGGAAGCTAACATTATCAAATTACCAAACATTTCTGCATCTGTACCTCAATTAAAAGCAGCTATTGCTGAGTTACAGTCTCACGGATACAATGTGCCTAATTTTCCTGAAGATCCGCAAAATGACGCTGAAAAGGAAATTAAAGCAAAATACGCTAAAGTATTAGGTTCTGCTGTAAACCCTGTTTTACGTGAAGGAAACTCTGATCGTAGAGCTCCAAGAGCCGTTAAAAACTTTGCAAAAGCAAATCCGCACTCAATGGGCGCATGGTCTGCTGACTCAAAAACTAAGGTTGCTTCTATGTCAAACGGCGATTTCTACGGAAGTGAAAAATCACTTACTGTAAATGAAGCAAATGATGTAAAAATTGAATTCGTTGCTAAAGACGGTTCTACAACTGTTTTAAAAGCAAGTACACCATTAAAAGCAGGTGAAATTATTGACAGCTCTGTTTTAAGTGTAAAAAAATTAAAAGCTTTTGCAGCCGATGCAATTGCTGAAGCTAAAGCGGCAGGAGTATTACTTTCTGTACACTTAAAAGCAACTATGATGAAAGTTTCTGACCCAATTATCTTTGGCGCTATCGTTGAAGTATATTTTGCAGATGTTTTCAAAAAATACGAATCTTTATTCGCTGAATTAAATGTTGACACTAAAAATGGTTTAGGCGATATCTACGCTAAAATTGCTGGAAGACCTGAGCAGGCTGAAGTTGAAGCGGCTATTAACCAGGCAATCGAAAACGGACCAGCCCTGGCAATGGTTAATTCTGATAAAGGAATTACAAACTTACACGTTCCTTCTGATGTTATTGTTGATGCTTCTATGCCGGCAATGATCCGTACTTCGGGACAAATGTGGAACAAAGAAGGTAAAGCACAAGATACTATTGCTGTTATCCCGGACAGATCATACTCTGGAGTTTATACAGCTACAATTGATTTCTGTAAAAAACACGGTGCTTTTGATCCAAAAACAATGGGAAGCGTTCCAAACGTTGGATTAATGGCTCAAAAAGCAGAAGAATACGGATCTCATGACAAAACTTTCCAAATGAAAGCTGACGGTGTTGTTCGTGTTGTGGATACAAACGGAAATGTTTTAATGGAACAAAACGTTGAAACAAACGATATTTTCAGAATGTGTCAGGCAAAAGACGCTCCAATTCAGGACTGGGTTAAACTGGCTGTAAACAGAGCTCGTTTATCAAACACTCCTGCTGTTTTCTGGTTAGACGAAAACAGAGCACACGACAGAGAATTAATCGTAAAAGTTCAAAAATACCTTAAAGATTACGATACTGCAAACTTAGATATCCGCATTTTAAACCCAATTGCTGCAACTGAATTTACTTTAGACAGAATTATCAAAGGTTTAGACACTATCTCTGTTACAGGAAACGTTTTACGTGACTACTTAACAGATTTATTCCCAATTTTAGAATTAGGAACTTCTGCAAAAATGTTATCTATCGTTCCTTTAATGAACGGCGGTGGATTGTTCGAAACTGGTGCCGGAGGTTCTGCTCCTAAACACGTTGAACAATTTACAGAAGAAGGATATTTACGTTGGGATTCATTAGGAGAATTTTTAGCTCTTGGTGCTTCATTAGAGCACTTAGGACAAACTTTAGACAATTCTAAAGCTATTGTTTTAGCTGAAACTCTTGACGAGGCTAACGACAAATTCCTTGCAAACGATAAATCTCCTGCTCGTAAAGTAGGTCAGATTGACAACCGTGGTTCTCACTTTTATTTAGCATTCTACTGGGCTCAGGCTTTGGCAGCTCAAAATAAAGATGCTGAATTAAAAGCGATCTTCACTCCAATTGCTGCTGAATTTGAAGCTAATGAAGCTAAAATCGACGCAGAATTAATTGGAGCACAAGGAAAAGCTCAGAACATTGGCGGTTACTATCAGCCTACTCCGGAATTAGTAAGCAAAGCAATGCGTCCTAGCGAAACATTTAACGCTATTATTTCAAAAATTAAATAA
- a CDS encoding TonB-dependent receptor, with amino-acid sequence MITKKISVFIIIILTAFTSYSQEKFTLSGTIKDSKNNETLIGVTIYFPALKIGTITNEYGFYSVTVPRGEHQIEISYIGYQSIEQTIVLNKNTKTIFLLNESGEELQEVIITENKGKINIKSPEMSVNKLSISAIKKMPVVLGEVDVLKSILLLPGVTNVGEGASGFNVRGGGADQNLILLDEATIFNSSHVFGFFSVFNPDAIKDLKLYKGGIPARFGGRASSVLEIYQKDGNSKNFHINGGIGLISSRLLLEGPIVKDKGSFLIGGRTSYAHLFLKLSEDNKDNAAYFYDLNTKLSYKLNDNNSLYLSGYFGRDVFSLNKSFTNIYGNSTLNLRWNHLYSSKLFSNLSLIYSDYYYGLDLDYVGFKWDSGIKNYNLKYDFKNYISEKFKLNYGLNGIYYDFNPGTIKPSSKISGINPEQLDKKYAFEQSIYLDAENQISKKITLAYGLRYSLFYRLGASTVNYYENNNPVVFDPNTEIYEKGEPVSTKYFGKNQVIKDYNNLEPRFSVSYQLNDDQAIKASYNRMAQYLQLVSNTSSPTPLDVWMPSDNYIKPQIADQAALGYFRNIKDGEYSLETEAFYKEIQNRLDYIDGADLIANNAIEQVILNGQMRAYGLEIMFKKNTGKFNGWISYTLSKSEQQTPGRTPEETGINNGKWYSSPYDKTHNLAITSAYNLNEKWSFGANFALQSGQPVSYPNSQYEYLGITVPSYGLRNKNRLPAYHHLDISATLTPSKNKGRNWKGEWVFSIYNLYNRSNAASINFRQNTDTGVNEAVQLSIFGIVPAVSYNFKF; translated from the coding sequence ATGATTACAAAAAAAATTAGTGTTTTTATAATTATTATCCTCACGGCTTTTACTTCTTACTCTCAGGAAAAATTTACCTTAAGCGGTACTATAAAAGATTCAAAAAATAATGAAACACTAATTGGCGTTACTATCTATTTCCCGGCCTTAAAAATCGGAACCATCACAAACGAATACGGATTTTACTCCGTGACCGTTCCGCGGGGCGAGCATCAAATCGAAATCAGTTACATAGGCTATCAATCAATTGAACAAACTATTGTTTTAAACAAGAATACTAAAACTATTTTTTTACTAAACGAAAGCGGTGAAGAGCTTCAGGAAGTCATCATAACCGAAAACAAAGGCAAAATCAACATCAAATCGCCAGAAATGAGCGTTAACAAACTCTCTATTTCGGCTATAAAAAAAATGCCGGTTGTTTTAGGAGAAGTTGATGTACTAAAATCTATTTTACTGCTCCCGGGAGTCACCAATGTCGGAGAAGGCGCTTCAGGATTTAATGTTCGGGGCGGCGGTGCAGATCAGAATTTGATTTTACTGGATGAAGCAACGATTTTCAATTCTTCTCACGTATTTGGGTTCTTCTCTGTTTTTAATCCCGATGCCATAAAGGATTTAAAATTATATAAAGGTGGTATTCCTGCACGGTTTGGCGGACGGGCTTCTTCTGTTTTAGAAATATATCAGAAAGACGGAAACAGCAAAAATTTCCATATAAATGGCGGTATCGGTTTGATTTCCAGCCGGCTTCTTCTGGAAGGTCCTATTGTAAAAGACAAAGGTTCTTTTTTAATTGGAGGACGAACTTCTTATGCTCATTTATTCCTGAAACTTTCGGAAGACAATAAAGATAATGCTGCTTATTTTTATGACCTGAACACCAAATTAAGCTATAAATTAAACGACAACAACAGTTTATATTTATCCGGATATTTTGGACGTGATGTTTTCAGTCTTAATAAAAGCTTCACTAACATTTACGGCAATTCAACTTTAAATCTCCGCTGGAATCATTTATATTCCAGTAAATTATTTTCAAATTTATCTTTAATTTACAGTGATTACTATTACGGATTAGATCTTGATTATGTTGGTTTTAAATGGGATTCGGGAATCAAAAATTACAATTTGAAATACGATTTCAAAAATTACATTTCAGAAAAATTCAAATTGAATTACGGTCTTAACGGAATTTATTATGATTTTAATCCCGGAACGATAAAACCGAGCAGCAAAATATCCGGAATCAACCCCGAACAGCTAGACAAAAAATATGCTTTTGAGCAATCAATATATCTGGATGCCGAAAATCAGATTTCAAAAAAAATCACATTGGCTTACGGGCTTCGTTACAGTTTGTTTTATCGTTTAGGTGCTTCAACCGTTAATTATTACGAAAACAACAATCCCGTTGTTTTTGATCCTAATACAGAGATTTATGAAAAAGGAGAACCGGTTTCTACTAAATATTTCGGCAAAAATCAGGTTATTAAAGATTATAATAATTTAGAACCGCGATTTTCTGTTTCTTATCAGTTAAACGATGATCAGGCCATTAAAGCGAGTTACAATCGTATGGCGCAGTATCTTCAGCTGGTATCTAATACCTCATCCCCTACACCGCTTGACGTATGGATGCCTAGTGATAATTACATCAAACCTCAAATTGCTGATCAGGCAGCATTGGGTTATTTTAGAAATATTAAAGACGGTGAATATTCTCTTGAAACCGAAGCTTTTTACAAAGAAATCCAAAACCGTCTGGATTACATTGACGGAGCCGATTTAATTGCGAACAATGCTATTGAACAGGTAATTCTAAACGGCCAAATGCGTGCGTATGGTTTAGAAATAATGTTCAAAAAAAATACTGGTAAATTCAATGGCTGGATTTCGTATACTTTATCAAAATCAGAACAGCAGACACCCGGAAGAACGCCGGAAGAAACCGGAATCAATAACGGAAAATGGTACAGCTCTCCTTACGATAAAACCCATAATTTAGCGATTACTTCTGCATACAATTTAAACGAAAAATGGTCTTTTGGCGCTAACTTCGCTTTGCAGTCAGGACAGCCCGTTTCGTATCCAAATTCACAATATGAATATCTGGGAATCACGGTTCCGAGTTATGGTTTAAGAAACAAAAACCGTCTTCCTGCTTATCATCATCTGGATATTTCGGCAACACTGACACCTTCAAAAAACAAAGGCCGAAACTGGAAAGGCGAATGGGTTTTCAGTATTTACAATTTATACAACCGCAGTAATGCCGCGTCTATTAATTTCAGACAAAATACAGATACCGGTGTAAACGAAGCCGTTCAGTTATCTATATTTGGCATTGTTCCGGCCGTCAGCTATAATTTCAAATTTTAA
- a CDS encoding DUF4249 domain-containing protein, whose protein sequence is MKKAITFFVLFVSVFITSCEEVVDVDLDTAPPKLVIEASINWEKGTTGKQQTVKLSTTTGYFENVIPTVSDAVIYIKNSQNVQFNFTEIQNTGRYVCNTFVPKIDETYTLTVISGGNTYTASETLKPVAPITRIDQNNEGGFTGEDIEIRAYYNDPPDINNFYLYKYVYSNKVTSKFYVDEDKFFQGNEFFSVSDDDELKPGDVIEITHFGISKQYYNYMNILVSIAGTNVGGPFQSPPATVKGNIINTTEKANYPLGYFSLSECQTKKFTIE, encoded by the coding sequence ATGAAAAAAGCAATCACATTTTTTGTCTTATTTGTCTCGGTTTTCATTACAAGCTGCGAAGAAGTTGTAGATGTCGATCTGGATACAGCGCCTCCAAAATTAGTTATAGAAGCTTCTATAAACTGGGAAAAAGGCACAACAGGAAAACAGCAGACCGTAAAATTAAGTACAACCACAGGCTATTTTGAAAATGTAATTCCAACTGTTTCCGATGCTGTTATTTATATTAAAAACAGTCAGAACGTGCAGTTTAATTTTACCGAAATTCAAAATACAGGCCGTTATGTCTGCAATACATTTGTACCTAAAATTGACGAAACCTATACCCTTACCGTAATAAGCGGCGGTAATACTTATACCGCATCCGAAACTTTAAAACCAGTAGCCCCAATTACCCGAATAGATCAAAACAATGAGGGAGGTTTTACGGGAGAAGATATCGAAATTCGCGCCTATTACAATGATCCGCCCGATATAAACAATTTTTATTTGTACAAATATGTATATTCGAACAAAGTAACTTCAAAATTTTATGTAGATGAAGATAAGTTTTTTCAGGGGAATGAATTTTTCAGCGTTTCAGATGATGATGAACTAAAACCCGGAGATGTAATTGAAATTACTCATTTCGGAATTTCCAAACAATATTATAATTACATGAATATACTGGTAAGCATAGCAGGAACCAATGTTGGCGGTCCTTTTCAATCACCGCCCGCGACAGTAAAAGGAAATATTATTAATACGACTGAAAAAGCCAATTATCCGCTGGGGTATTTTTCGCTGAGTGAATGTCAGACAAAAAAATTCACAATTGAATAA
- a CDS encoding GyrI-like domain-containing protein, which produces MEARIETSAEKKLLGRHIDMSFIENKTFELWSGFMPHRKNIKNTVNENLYSLEVFPNHHFDNFDPGKTFQKWAAVEVKNYDEIPSDMETLIVPDGLYAVFVHYGPASNAHTTYHSIFTEWLPKSEYTVDDRPHFAVMDHKYKKDDPDSEEEIWIPIKNRN; this is translated from the coding sequence ATGGAAGCAAGAATAGAAACTTCAGCCGAAAAAAAGTTGCTCGGCAGGCACATCGATATGTCTTTTATAGAAAATAAAACCTTTGAATTGTGGAGCGGTTTTATGCCTCACCGCAAAAACATTAAAAATACGGTAAACGAAAATTTATACTCTCTTGAAGTTTTTCCAAATCATCATTTTGATAATTTTGATCCCGGCAAAACCTTTCAAAAATGGGCTGCTGTAGAAGTTAAAAATTACGATGAAATTCCGTCCGATATGGAAACCTTAATCGTTCCGGATGGTTTGTATGCTGTTTTTGTACATTATGGTCCTGCATCAAACGCACATACAACGTATCATTCTATTTTTACCGAATGGCTCCCGAAATCTGAATACACGGTAGACGACCGCCCACATTTTGCTGTAATGGATCATAAATATAAAAAAGACGATCCTGATTCTGAAGAAGAAATCTGGATTCCAATAAAAAACAGAAATTAA
- a CDS encoding DinB family protein translates to MVIESLKTLFNRDLEKLKVEIESYQNEEAIWAIDKNIANSAGNLCLHLMGNLNTYIGAQLGNTGYIRNRPLEFSSKDIPKTELIVKIENTIIVVNKVLDSLTETELESIYPEIVFEKEMTTGFFLIHLSTHLAYHLGQINYHRRLLD, encoded by the coding sequence ATGGTAATTGAATCTTTAAAAACTCTTTTTAACAGAGATTTAGAAAAACTAAAAGTCGAAATAGAATCCTATCAAAACGAAGAAGCCATCTGGGCAATTGATAAAAATATAGCAAATTCAGCAGGCAATTTGTGTCTGCATTTGATGGGAAATCTGAATACTTATATTGGAGCTCAGCTTGGAAATACCGGATATATCCGAAATCGTCCGCTGGAATTTTCTTCAAAGGATATTCCGAAAACAGAATTAATAGTCAAAATTGAAAATACTATTATTGTTGTAAATAAAGTTCTGGACTCTCTGACTGAAACCGAACTAGAAAGCATTTATCCTGAAATTGTTTTTGAAAAAGAAATGACAACCGGATTCTTTTTAATTCACCTTTCAACACATTTAGCGTATCATTTAGGGCAGATTAATTATCACAGAAGACTTCTTGATTAA
- a CDS encoding RidA family protein → MKLLLLSVLCICTFHAKAQTFKNPESLFNPAPYGFSHASSVKTSGELVYISGQSGGLGKEHILSPDFREQVQTALQNLTTVLNSYNLKPENVMKITILIVDHSSEKLKIWEEEISKIWKNKPFPASTLIPVPRLALDKMQIEVDAVAFKAN, encoded by the coding sequence ATGAAACTTTTACTTCTCTCTGTATTGTGTATTTGTACATTCCACGCAAAAGCGCAAACTTTCAAAAATCCCGAGTCTTTATTCAATCCTGCTCCGTATGGCTTCAGCCATGCATCTTCTGTAAAAACATCTGGAGAACTGGTATATATTTCAGGTCAGAGCGGCGGTTTAGGCAAAGAACATATTTTGAGCCCCGATTTTAGAGAACAAGTTCAGACTGCTTTGCAAAACCTTACAACGGTTCTAAACAGTTATAATTTGAAGCCGGAAAATGTAATGAAAATTACGATTCTGATTGTAGACCATTCTTCTGAAAAACTAAAAATATGGGAAGAAGAAATTAGCAAAATCTGGAAAAACAAACCATTTCCTGCCAGCACATTGATTCCTGTACCAAGATTAGCACTCGACAAAATGCAGATAGAAGTTGATGCTGTCGCTTTCAAAGCCAATTAA
- a CDS encoding thiamine diphosphokinase, translated as MSSHHIVRDDQEPALIIANGAACNPELLGQLLEWSPLVIVLDSAIERVMELGIKVDVLLGDFDRGFDPEFYKTSQYPIEIVHTPDQNKTDLEKAFDYLIERKIPAVNVVWATGKRADHTITNLTQIVRYRDLLKIVILDDHSKIFLLPTKFEKWYTAKTPISLIPIGIVNGISSENLKYELHDDTLTMGYRTGSSNSVEKDGLVTITHREGDLLLMECFD; from the coding sequence ATGTCTTCACACCATATCGTACGCGACGACCAGGAACCTGCCTTAATTATTGCAAACGGAGCGGCCTGTAACCCTGAATTATTAGGTCAATTACTAGAATGGTCTCCATTGGTAATTGTACTCGATTCAGCTATAGAAAGGGTTATGGAATTAGGAATAAAAGTCGATGTGCTTTTGGGTGATTTCGACAGGGGCTTTGATCCTGAATTTTACAAAACTTCTCAATATCCAATTGAAATTGTTCACACACCAGATCAGAACAAAACAGATCTTGAGAAAGCTTTTGATTACTTAATCGAAAGAAAAATACCTGCCGTAAACGTAGTTTGGGCAACCGGAAAACGCGCCGATCATACGATTACAAACCTGACACAAATTGTTCGTTATCGCGATTTATTAAAAATTGTGATTCTCGACGATCATTCGAAAATTTTTCTTTTACCAACAAAATTCGAAAAGTGGTATACAGCAAAAACGCCTATTTCGCTTATCCCGATTGGTATTGTAAACGGAATCTCTTCGGAAAATCTGAAATATGAGTTACATGACGATACACTGACAATGGGATACAGAACCGGAAGCAGTAATTCTGTTGAAAAAGACGGTCTTGTAACCATCACACATCGTGAAGGCGATCTTCTTTTAATGGAATGTTTTGATTAA
- the rlmF gene encoding 23S rRNA (adenine(1618)-N(6))-methyltransferase RlmF, whose product MKANDNSEKSNLHPRNLHRTRYDFEKLISNCPELKDFVSINKHAIETVDFSDPLAVKTLNKALLQTYYDIQNWDIPKNYLCPPIPGRADYIHYIADLLTESNNNQIPRGSSVLGLDIGTGANCIYPILGNSIYDWSFVATDIDKKAIENCSKIIEGNPKLIDAISLQQQTEQRFIFKNIIIPEDRFTFTMCNPPFHASAEEANKSASRKVSNLNPKDKRNTNPVLNFGGRNAELWCDGGEIGFITQMIYESAKYASQCLWFTTLVSKKENLPSIYKTLKKVNAVSVKTIDMAQGQKNSRIIAWSFLSEAEQKSWKF is encoded by the coding sequence ATGAAAGCAAACGACAATTCCGAAAAAAGCAATTTACACCCCAGAAATCTTCATCGTACGCGATACGATTTTGAAAAACTCATTTCAAATTGTCCGGAACTCAAAGACTTTGTTTCCATAAACAAACACGCAATCGAAACTGTTGATTTTAGTGATCCGCTTGCCGTAAAGACTTTAAACAAAGCCTTGCTTCAAACGTATTATGACATTCAAAACTGGGATATTCCTAAAAATTATCTGTGTCCCCCAATTCCAGGACGTGCTGATTATATTCATTATATCGCTGATTTATTAACCGAGAGCAATAACAACCAGATTCCGCGAGGTTCATCTGTTTTAGGTTTAGATATTGGAACAGGCGCAAACTGTATCTATCCGATATTAGGAAATTCGATTTATGACTGGAGTTTTGTTGCAACAGATATTGACAAAAAAGCAATAGAAAACTGCAGTAAAATTATCGAAGGTAATCCCAAATTAATAGACGCCATCAGTTTACAGCAGCAAACAGAACAGCGGTTTATCTTCAAAAATATTATTATCCCCGAAGACCGTTTTACCTTTACGATGTGTAATCCGCCTTTTCATGCTTCTGCCGAAGAAGCGAACAAAAGCGCTTCAAGAAAAGTTTCAAATTTAAATCCAAAGGACAAAAGAAACACCAATCCTGTTTTAAACTTTGGCGGTAGAAATGCAGAGTTGTGGTGCGATGGCGGCGAAATTGGATTTATAACCCAAATGATTTACGAAAGTGCCAAATATGCTTCTCAGTGTTTATGGTTCACTACTTTAGTATCTAAAAAAGAAAATCTTCCATCGATTTATAAAACTTTAAAAAAAGTAAACGCTGTTTCTGTTAAAACCATCGATATGGCACAGGGACAAAAAAACAGCCGAATCATAGCTTGGAGTTTTTTAAGTGAAGCTGAACAAAAATCTTGGAAATTTTAA
- a CDS encoding type II toxin-antitoxin system RelE/ParE family toxin translates to MEKEVIWSKTALNQLEKIYFHILKESKSRNVTNKVIDTIYNSAAILQSSSEIYELDEMKIDNNGNYRAYEIYSYRISYKTTQKEIHILRVRHTSRNPKKLK, encoded by the coding sequence ATGGAAAAAGAAGTAATCTGGTCAAAAACAGCTTTAAATCAACTCGAAAAAATCTACTTTCATATACTTAAAGAATCAAAAAGCAGAAATGTAACAAACAAGGTCATTGATACTATTTATAATTCAGCAGCTATTTTACAATCAAGTTCGGAAATTTATGAATTGGATGAGATGAAGATCGATAATAATGGTAATTATCGTGCCTACGAAATTTACAGCTACAGAATATCTTATAAAACAACTCAAAAAGAAATTCACATTTTAAGGGTTAGACATACCAGCCGAAATCCTAAAAAATTGAAGTAA
- a CDS encoding uroporphyrinogen decarboxylase: MAEYIGYLASVFIVGGFLLKNLRAIRFINMFGCICFVIYGIFLNDYRDLNQWLLPVIIPNAILALVQVYYLSKKNES, translated from the coding sequence ATGGCAGAATATATAGGTTATCTCGCGTCTGTTTTTATTGTAGGTGGTTTTTTGTTGAAAAATCTCAGAGCAATCCGTTTCATTAATATGTTTGGATGTATCTGTTTTGTAATCTATGGGATTTTTCTAAACGATTACAGAGACTTAAACCAATGGCTTTTACCCGTAATTATTCCAAATGCAATTTTAGCCTTGGTTCAGGTATATTATTTGTCCAAAAAGAATGAATCTTAA
- a CDS encoding alpha/beta fold hydrolase: MLKLYSRLAVVLFLVTSCASKKAKFDDYVFKTKNEEIKYQTAYDKSLKLWNVPYTEENIKTSFGTAHVILAGPKNGKDLVLLHGMDASSTMWYPNIKTLAKNHRIYAIDFIMEPNKSNLTAKPLSSEEIVVYYNEIFDHYKLKKFDIIGASRGGWIATLLASQKNNSIDKIVLLSPAQTFKFIDKVGKTTSALMLKLFPSEKKFGKTLSTFSTHPENISPVYKRQFYLANKYAKSNSSMFKMHPFSDKELQSIQNPVLVLIGDKDVINSEESLERAQKYLAKSKTKIIKDAGHFLTIDQPKITNDAIINFLESNSNFVSLQN; this comes from the coding sequence ATGTTAAAACTATATTCCAGATTAGCTGTCGTGCTCTTTTTAGTTACAAGCTGTGCTTCTAAAAAAGCAAAATTTGACGACTATGTTTTTAAAACCAAAAACGAAGAGATAAAATATCAAACTGCTTACGATAAATCCCTGAAGCTTTGGAATGTTCCATACACTGAGGAAAATATAAAAACCAGTTTCGGGACTGCGCATGTTATACTTGCAGGTCCAAAAAACGGAAAAGATTTGGTCTTACTGCACGGAATGGACGCCAGCTCAACAATGTGGTATCCTAATATCAAAACTTTAGCAAAAAATCATCGCATTTATGCAATCGATTTTATTATGGAACCTAATAAATCTAATCTAACAGCAAAGCCGCTTTCATCTGAAGAAATAGTGGTTTATTACAATGAAATTTTCGATCATTATAAATTAAAGAAATTCGACATCATTGGAGCTTCACGAGGCGGCTGGATTGCAACATTACTCGCGTCTCAAAAAAACAATTCTATTGATAAAATTGTTTTATTAAGTCCGGCACAAACTTTTAAATTCATCGATAAAGTTGGCAAAACAACCTCAGCGTTAATGCTGAAACTTTTTCCAAGTGAAAAGAAATTCGGAAAAACATTATCGACCTTTTCAACACATCCGGAAAACATAAGTCCGGTTTACAAAAGACAATTCTATCTGGCCAACAAATACGCAAAATCAAATTCGAGCATGTTCAAAATGCATCCGTTTTCAGACAAGGAACTACAGTCGATTCAAAATCCCGTTTTGGTTTTAATTGGCGATAAAGACGTTATAAATTCTGAAGAAAGCCTGGAACGTGCCCAAAAATATTTAGCAAAAAGCAAAACAAAAATTATAAAAGATGCCGGACATTTCCTGACCATCGATCAGCCAAAAATTACAAATGATGCCATCATTAATTTTTTAGAATCGAATTCAAACTTTGTATCTTTACAAAACTAA